GTGGCAAGGCATTCGTCCCCATCCCACCGGGGACTAGTTCAGGCGGCGCTGGCCAGGAACCGGGAGGCCATAGGTGAGAACATCTGCCGACCGTGACCAGGCGGGGCCTTTCGTGTGAGTCCTGTCGTATAGGCTCCAGAAGCGGCTGAAAGGGGCCAAGGCCGCCCACCGAACAACCAGATCGCGAGCGACTGGAGGGCCCCATGAAAATACGCTACGACGCGGATACCGACACACTCACTGTGCGCTTCGGCAACCGGCCCGTGAGTGAAAGCGATGAGGCGAGCCCTGGGATGATCCTGGACTTCGACAAAGCCGGTAATGTCGTCAGGATAGAGATACTGAAGGCATCCGAGGTGGGCGCTATGCCGACATCCATTGAATACGCGTACGGCGCCCCCTGAAATCCGGGCGACGGATCGCCGTGGCTTGTGGCGATGCCATCAAGGCAAGCGGGGGCCGGGCCACACCGGGGCATTCCCCATCCCGGCGACGCCGTGCTTACCGGGCGCGCTGCATCTCTTCACGGATGACGCGGCGCAGCGTGTCCTCGAAGGGCACGGCATCACGCGTGATATGCTCACGCAACGCGTCATTGATGAGTGTCTGGTAATTCCCGCCTCCGGCTGCGTTCACGTGCGCGCGAAACCACGCCAGGATGTCCTCATCCAAACGGATGGTGATGCGGGCCTTGGTGGGCACCGCCGGAACCACGGCACCGCGGCGGGCGTTGCGGAAATCGTAATGGCCTTTCATGGTTTACTCCTCATGCGGGCGGCGTTCGTGGGGCCGGCCCTTCGGGCGGAGAGGACGCGGATCACGCCCGGCTCGGGATAGGCATATACCACACCTACACCCGGCCCAGGCCATCGAGGCCGCACGTGACAAAGCACTGCCCGTCATGGTCGCGGTCTTCGGCAGCCGGCGCCCCGGGATCGTCGAAGTCGTCCACGACCGCCGCGAACTCGACCCCGCGCTTGCGACGAATGAGTACCCGCCTCCCCGTCGGCCGCTCATGGCGCATGACCTCGCGCATAGGCAATCTGTACGCGGCTTACATCTTACGCCTACCGCCCGATCTCTCTCAAAAGCGCCCACATGATCGCGTCCGTGGAGCGATTCCGCCTGCCGACCCAGAGGGTGCGGCCCTTGGCAAACACGATACGCAACCGCTTTATGAGACCACGATCTGATGACTTTTTATCGGCACCGCCCGGGCCCCGGTTTTTCCGGATGGCGGGCGCGCTGAGAATGGGCTCGGGGAACGCCAAGGCCTGATCCCCGTGTCTCGCTTATGTCGGAAACGGTCGGCCTGAGATCCTTGAGACGCTTGGCCATAATTCCGCTTTACCGTATCGGGATTGTCTGCTAACGTCGGTGCATGGCCGTTCTGGGAAAAGGCGTCGAGTACGCCCTACATTGCCTGCTCTATCTCAGCAACCCGCCGGACACGCACAGTCTGGCCGTGGGGGATATCGCCCGCTTCCAGGGAGTTTCGGAGACCTACCTTGCCAAGGTCTTCACCAAGCTCAAGAAGGCCGGATTGGTGCGCTCGGCACTCGGCGCCAAGGGCGGTTACGAACTCGCCAAGCCCCCGGAGCAGATTACGTTTTGGGACGTGGCGGTCGCCGTCGAGGGGGAGGTCCGCCTCTTCGAGTGCTGGAACATCCGCGAGAAGAGCGCGCTATACCGCGGGAAGCCCCGACCCGACTGGGCCCGGCGTGGACCCTGTACAATCCACCAGGTCATGATGGAGGCGGAGGCGCAGATCAAGGCGGCACTGGCGGCGAAGACGCTGGCCTGGTTGGCGCGGGACGTCGACCGCAAGGTCCCGAAACACCAGGAGCAGGCGGCACGTTGGTTTCGGGAGATCACGTCGCCCGAATCGTAAATATTTTTCGCATCAATTCGGATAATAGAGATCGTCTTTACCGTCATTACAAGGAGGACACCATGGAGAAGTCGATGAAGCGGTTGGTTATCGCGGGCGGTGGATTTGCCGGATTCTGGAGCGCCATGAGCGCCGCGAGACACGCCATGGCGCTTGGCGTGCGCGACAGACTCAAAATCACCCTCATCAACCGCGACGAATACCTGGGGCTTCGGCCCCGCTTCTACGAGGCCTGCCTCGCCGGGACCCGGGTGCCACTCAGGCATTGGCTGGTGCCGCTTGGCATTGACCTCGTCATGGGCGAGATCGCGAGCATCACTCCGGCATCCCGGCGCATCCAGTTTGCGAATGGGTCCAATGTCGTCCCCGACATCATCTACGACCAACTGATTCTCGCGACCGGCAGCCGCCAGACCTATCCGGACTTCGTCGAACGAGACCGCGTATTCAGCGTGGACACCTTCGCGGAGGCCACCACCCTGGACCAGCACCTGCGGGCACTCGCCGCAAGGGGCTTCCCGACACCCGCCTCTCGAACCTTCGTGGTGGTCGGGGGCAGCTTTACCGGGCTCGAAATCGTGACGGCACTGCCATCAAGACTGGAACACCTTGCGCCATCGGCCCCACGATGCACGTTCCATCTCATGGAGCGGGCCGCGGAGATCGGACCGGGCTACGCCCCCGATGCGCGCCAATACATCACAAGGCGCCTACAGCACCTTGGTATCACCGTGCACACGGGCCAAGGGGGGCTCCGTCACGAGAAGGACCAGCTGATCCTGGCGGACCACCAACGACTCCCCACCGAGACGGTGATCATCGCGACCGGCTTCGCGGCAAGCCCTCTGGCCGCCGCATTCGGTGGGCCCAGGGACCGGGGGCTGGGGCGACTCGCGGTGGATGCCTTCCTGCGCCTGCCAGGGCACCCGGAGGTACTCGCCGCAGGAGATATATCTCTGGCCATAACCGATCCCGACCACCATGCGGTCATGTCCTGCCAGCACGCCATGCCGCAAGGCCGGACCGCGGGCTACAACGCCGTAAACCTCCTGTTCAACAAGGACCCCCTACCCTATGCGCAGCCGCGCTATAGAACCTGCCTGGATCTGGGCCCCGGAGATGCGCTCGTGACCGCCGGCTGGGAACGCCACATAATGACAACTGGACCCGAAGCCAAGGCCATCAAGACCGAGGAGATCCTCAACCAAACGATCTCTCCACCCACGGACATCGCCGGCACGCTGGCCATGGCATCCCCGGCAGCCACCTCCTGACACCGCCTTGCTGCTCATCAGCAATCCAGGCTGTCCGTAAGGACACGGTCACGCAAGACCGCACTCTGTGTTGGTACAGGGGTGCAGTGTGATCGTGGCCCTGGCACAGGGAGCCCTGGCCCGAGCAACCTACGGCATAGGTGAAACCCTAAAGGCCCATCGCCTTCGTGCTCGCTCGAAATACGCCCTGACCATCCTGGCCTTGGCGTGCCGACGGAATAACGGCTGAGCGCAAACATGGCCGGACCCGCTATCAGCGCTGATGCCGGAGCGCACAACAAGACCCTTCACACAAAGACCTTTGTCGAATGGCGGATGGCTGATATTCTGGAATATTGGCTTGCAAAAAAGGCAGCGAGACTTGGCCATGCAAGCCCCATGACAAATCCGCAACGACAAAAAGAAAAAGAAAAGAGGGCGCAAACCTCGCGCCCTCTTTTAAGACTGTCTTAATATCGCTGTTACGGCGTGACAGAACCGTTCGGGCCGACATCGGTCTGGCAGTAAGATGCCGCAATCGTACATGCCGGCACTGAAACACCAGTCGGTGACGTGATGCCCGTGTTTGCGGAGGTCGAGCCGTCGCCCACGACAGCATTGACGATATCCTTCCCCAAGGTTGTATTGGTGCACAACTTCCCCGCGCCAACCGTAATGATCGTATCAGTGGTAACCGCAGGGGTGATATAAGCGCCCGGCGTGACGCCTGTGGTATAGGTAGCGCCCGTCACATCCACTTCTCCGCAGACAGTGGGAGCAGTTGCCGTGCCCCCCGAACCCGTGGCGGCGGTGCCTACACCAATAAATGCGAAATTGGGGGCCGCCGAGGTACCGGCAACAGCGGGATTTTGCGCGGTTAGACTCAATACTGGGGTCGCATCGCCGGCGGTAATAGTTATCGGCTTGCTCCCGTCTGTATTCCCTGCAGCAAGCAAGGTGTTCTGACCGGCCTGAGCCGCCGCCGCCGCACTCGTCGCCGCCGTGATGGCCGAATGGAAGTTCTGCGCCACATCCTGAGCCTTGGACGTCACGATGTACTTTTCGTACTGGGGGATGGCGATGGCCGCCAGGATACCGATGATCGCGATCACGACCATCAACTCGATCAAGGTAAAGCCGGCTTGGATACCGGCCACTAAGGGGTTCTTTGTACGCATGGCCATTAACTCCTCCCAACCTCAATAGCACCGGTTCACGATGAACGGTGTACGCACTGAGGATAGTGCATGATCCGTGCAATTTTTACGGTTTTTCGCTCAGGGGCTTACAGAGTAATGTCTTTTAAAACAGCGGTTTATGATGTCGTAGGATGTCGTTCGATGTCGTTGGCGGGTGGAGCAAGTGGAGCAATATTGGAGCAAAACGCGTTACTGTGACGCTTCGAAACAGGCGTCACAGTGACTTGAGCCGGGGAGGTATCGGGGCCCGCGCACGATCGGGCGCGCACTAGGCGAATAGATGGTGCGCGCCAGGTTGCCCGGGGAGGCTCGCCATCCCGGCATGGGCTTGGGCTGGACTGCTCACAATACGGGGCGTAGGATTAAATCCTATTCACTTGTCAGAGCTCCAGTATGCGAACAACTCAACAGTTGAGCATCACCCTACCCAAGGAAATGGCTGACGCGGTAAAGGACAAGGTGCGTTCGGGTGAGTACGCCACCGAAAGCGAGGTCATCCGGGATGGGCTGCGGGCGCTTCTCGCGCGCGACCAGGCCGTCGAAAAGTGGCTGCGCGACACTGTGGTGCCAGCAGCGGAGGCGTTGCGAGCCGACCCAGGGCAGGCCCTTACCGCAGATGAAGTGCGCGAGCATTTGGTGAAACGCAGGAAGGCGACCGCCAAGCACCGAACGTGAGCCACACCGTCCAGTTTTCTCCCGCAGCCCGCGACCAGCTGGCTGAACTCGAGGACTACTTAAGCGAGGCTGCGTCACCTGCCGTCGCCTCCCGCTACGTCGATGCCATCATCGCGTATTGTGAAGGGCTTGCCACGTTCCCGATGCGTGGCCGTGGGCGCGACGACATCCTAGCGGGTTTGCGTATCACCATCATCGCGTATTGTGAAGGGCTTGCCACGTTCCCGATGCGTGGCCGTGGGCGCGACGACATCCTAGCGGGTTTGCGTATCACAAACTACCGTCGCCGTGCCGTGATTGCGTTTCTCGTGGACGCCGAAGCGCAGATCGTGTCCATCGTCGGCGTTTACTACGGGGGCCGAGACTTCGAAGCCATCCTTCGGGGCGCCCCCGAAGAGGATCGCCCGCCGGATCTCAAAGACTCCTAGAACGAATTTCGTCCAAGCCTGCACAATGAAGGGCTTACGCGCGCCTTTGCTCAAAAGGGCGTTTTTCGCCCATTTGCCATCGAAGCGTGCGCGGTCCCCGAGCGTTCCGCCTGTATCGCTAGGACGCAAGACGTCTAAGCCTGACAAATCAATGGCTTGCGCAAAGGTCTGGAAAACGGACCTTTGACCCCGGTACCGATCTCTGGCCGCCATGGCTGCGATCACTGATCCTGCTACCCTAAGTTCAACTGAGGGTACTAAAATCAATGACTTGTAAGCTATTGATCCCAGTACCCTAGATTCAAACTATGCTACCCTGAATAGTATTCAGGGTACTAAAATCAATGACTTACGCGCGGGCACGCTATGGCTCAGCTGTGCGTCTCGTCGCTTGTGCCGGGATTATTGTCGCTAAGTCGTTGTTGTATAAGACTGTCGGTAATACCGACGGTCGATTTCACGCCTATGCACGCCCTTGAGGTTGTGTCGGCCGGCCCGGATGACTTTACTACCCAGACTTTGACACCATTTCTTCGCGCAGAATCCGGCGCAGGGTCCTGGCCGTCAAGGGCTTGTCGTCCTTGGCGAGCGAGGCCTTGAGCGCCTCATTCATGAGGGTCTGGTATCCACCGCCCATCTGTTCGGCGCGCGCCCGGAACGCGGCCAGGATGTCATCGTCGATATAGATCGTAATGCGCCTCTTCCCTTTCGTGGGCAGGACCGCACCGCGTTTGCCTTTCGAAAAATCGTATTCATCCCTCATAATCGCTTACCTCGCGTCGTGTTGCGCGCCGTGCCGAGATCAGCCGGATCTCATCGTCCCGTCCTTTCGAAAAATCGTATTCATCCCTCATAATCGCTTACCTCGCGTCGTGTTGCGCGCCGTGCCGAGATCAGCCGGATCTCATCGTCCCGTAGCGTATAGACCACCACCATAATGACCCCAGCGCTCCCCATGCCAACGGCAATAAACCGTTCCTCGGTCTGCGCGTCCGGGTCCAGACAATGAAGGGCGAGCGGATCGGAAAAGACTCCTTCGGCATCGGCGAATGAGACCCCGTGTTTCTTGAGGTTGCCGTCCGCCTTGATGGGATCAAACTGGAAGCGCATGGCGTCATTATACATATAACGTGCATACCTTCACAAGATTGTAATGGGATGGTCGCCCCCTCCCTAAACGGCATCAGACGTGCCAAAGTGAGTGGTGCGATAGACCACGCAAATAGAGAGGAGACGACGATGAAGATTACAACGATCGGAGTGGATCTGGCAAAGACGGTTTTCGCGATCCATGGGGTGGATGCCCGCGGCAAGGCCGTTCTGAGGAAATCCCTAAAGCGCCATCAGGTGCTCGCATTCTTTGGCAATCTTCCGCCGTGCCTCGTCGGCATGGAGGCCTGTGGCAGCGCCCATCATTGGGCCCGGCAACTGACGGCCCTCGGACACACGGTGAAGTTGATGGCTCCGCAATTCGTGAAGCCTTACGTGAAGACCAACAAAAATGATTCCGCCGACGCCGAGGCGATCTGTGAGGCGGTGGCGCGTCCCACTATGCGTTTCGTGCCTGGAAAGACGGCCGAGAGCCAGGCCATCCTCGCTGTCCACCGCGCCCGCCAGGCGTTCGTGAAGGCCCGCACCGCGCAGGCCAATCAGATTCGCGGACTGCTCTCGGAGTTCGGGCTTGTGATCCCGCAAGGCCTCGGTCGTATCGCCCCACAGATTCCGAGGATACTGGAGGACGCCGACAACGGCCTGCCCGACACCATGCGCCCGTTGATCGCGCGGCTGGCCGCCCATCTGAAGGAGCTGGACCGCCAGGTAGACGAGCTCGAAGCCGAAATCCAGGCGTGGCACCGCCAGAGCGATGCCAGCCGGCGGCTCCAGAAAGTCCCCGGCATCGGACCGCTCACGGCCAGCGCGCTCGTGGCCTCGATCGGAGACGCAACGGCCTTTGTCAACGGCCGCCAGTTCGCCGCCTTTCTCGGGCTTGTGCCCCGGCAACACTCCAGTGGCGGCAAGCCCACGCTGCTTGGCATCAGTAAACGCGGGGACGTGTATCTGCGCACCCTTCTGATCCACGGGGCGCGCGCCGTGATCCGCGCCTCGGAGCGCAAGACGGATACGGATAGCTGGCTCAAGCGGCTCATGGGCCGGCGCAACAAGAACGTCGCGGCCGTCGCGCTCGCGAACAAGAACGCCCGTATCGTGTGGGCGCTGCTCGCCCATGGGCGAGACTACCAGGAAGGCTTCACACCGGTGTCCGTGGCCGCGTGAGGAGCCGACTGCCAGAAAGAGAGGTTTTGATAGAAAGAGGCTCACCACCGATTGCACAGGCAATCACGACGTGATGGCAATAAGGTCAGACCGTGATCGAGGAAACCTGCCTTAAACACCGTGCCTTCAGCACGCTCTTGTGATCAGGCCTCGATCAGCGGATTCCATCAGGTTCCATCAGGGACAGAGGGGTATCCCTCATACAAAGTCCGGATGTATGACAGCAATCTTTACCTTACTGACCGTCATAACGTGAAGGCTTGGCAAATAGGGGGCGACCATGTATGTTTAAATGGCCCCGGATCGCCTTTCAGGGCTTCTTCCGCCCAGTCGCGCTGCCGGCGCCCTTCGCATCATCCAGCCGCTCCCGCAGATCCGTCACGCGGGCCGTGAGGACGGCGGCCTCCTGCTCGGCCTGGATGCGCCCCTGACGCTCCCGCTCCAGGTCCGCGCGTAGGGACGTGATCTCCGCTCGGCCTGGATGCGCCCCTGACGCTCCCGCTCCAGGTCCGCGCGTAGGGACGTGATCTCCGCCTCCAGGCGGGGTAGGCCTTCCAAGCGAAGCGCGGCCTTCGCTAGCTCCACGCGTGCGACTTCCGCCGCCTGGCGTTCGCGGGTGATCTCGTCCCGGGCGATTGCCAGATCAGCGGTGAGCTGCGCGGCCTTGCCCTCGATGCCGGCCCGGTCGGCGGTCACGCTCTCGATCTGCAGGGAGAGGTCGCGGATGGTCTCCGTCTGGCGCTCGTTCTCGGCGGCCAGGTCGGCGGTCACTGCCTGGTGTTCCGCGATGTCGGCTTCCAGTGGGGCCCGGGCGCCGGCAATCTCCGTGCCCATGAAGTCCAGGAGTGCGCGCTGTAAGGCCGGCGGCAGCGCCAGATCCCCCGCCGTCCGGCGCTCGTGGGCGCCCCGCCACTCTTGCAATAGCTTGTTGATAGTCCCCATGCTGCCGCCGCCGACCTGCTCGCGCACGGCGCGTAGGGTGGGTTTGCCGCCGGCTGCCTGGATGCTGTCGGCAATGCCGGCCACCTGCTCGTATGTCACGGTTGCGTCGCGTCCCATGGGTGCCTCCTGATATGGTACGATATGATATGTCTGATACGCTATGATACGGAATAACGCAAGGAGGACCCCGGAGCGATCCGGGGCTTCCCTGTCCGTCTACGCGGCCCCCACAAGGAGGGGGTTGTCCACTGCCTCCGTCCGCGCCTCGGCCTCGGCGTGTCCCTTGATGAACGTGGCGGCCTTGCTGGCGGCTGCGGCGGCCGTGAAAATCGCCTTCTTGTCGCTCTTCAAAACCCGGACCCAGTTCGCCAGGTAATGGGCGTGGTCCTCGCGCGTTGCGGGCAGGATGCCGACCTCGGCGCAGAGGAACGCGGCGCCTAGCTCGGCGATCAGTTCCTCCATGGCGTAAGCCTCGTCACCGAAGCGGGTTGAAAACTGGCGGGCAAGACGGGACTGGTGGCCCGTCGCATGGGTCGCTTCGTGGTAGGCCACTGAGTAGAAAGCCTCAGGGTTTACGAAGGTCTCGCGGGCCGGCATGTGAATCTCGTCCCGGCTTGGGATATAGCAGGCCTGGGTCCCGCCTTCGCGGATGGGGGCCGGCGTGTGCTGCAAGAGGGCTTCGGCGTCGGCCAGGACCTCGAAGGCCGGACGGGCTTCCGTGGCCGGGGCTGTGATGCCGTCGATCTGGTCGAGGTTGAACACGCGAAAGGATTTGAGGACAGCACCCGTCTTGGTCTCGGTCTCGCCGGTCTCGGTGTTGGTCTCCTGCGACTCCCACGGCTTGTAGAAGATGCACAATTCGGAATGCTCCCCCTTGCGCACCTGGCCGCCCACGGCCTGCGCCTGG
The DNA window shown above is from Acidiferrobacter sp. SPIII_3 and carries:
- a CDS encoding DUF2283 domain-containing protein → MKIRYDADTDTLTVRFGNRPVSESDEASPGMILDFDKAGNVVRIEILKASEVGAMPTSIEYAYGAP
- a CDS encoding BrnA antitoxin family protein, encoding MKGHYDFRNARRGAVVPAVPTKARITIRLDEDILAWFRAHVNAAGGGNYQTLINDALREHITRDAVPFEDTLRRVIREEMQRAR
- a CDS encoding Rrf2 family transcriptional regulator, with the protein product MAVLGKGVEYALHCLLYLSNPPDTHSLAVGDIARFQGVSETYLAKVFTKLKKAGLVRSALGAKGGYELAKPPEQITFWDVAVAVEGEVRLFECWNIREKSALYRGKPRPDWARRGPCTIHQVMMEAEAQIKAALAAKTLAWLARDVDRKVPKHQEQAARWFREITSPES
- a CDS encoding NAD(P)/FAD-dependent oxidoreductase; its protein translation is MEKSMKRLVIAGGGFAGFWSAMSAARHAMALGVRDRLKITLINRDEYLGLRPRFYEACLAGTRVPLRHWLVPLGIDLVMGEIASITPASRRIQFANGSNVVPDIIYDQLILATGSRQTYPDFVERDRVFSVDTFAEATTLDQHLRALAARGFPTPASRTFVVVGGSFTGLEIVTALPSRLEHLAPSAPRCTFHLMERAAEIGPGYAPDARQYITRRLQHLGITVHTGQGGLRHEKDQLILADHQRLPTETVIIATGFAASPLAAAFGGPRDRGLGRLAVDAFLRLPGHPEVLAAGDISLAITDPDHHAVMSCQHAMPQGRTAGYNAVNLLFNKDPLPYAQPRYRTCLDLGPGDALVTAGWERHIMTTGPEAKAIKTEEILNQTISPPTDIAGTLAMASPAATS
- a CDS encoding prepilin-type N-terminal cleavage/methylation domain-containing protein, giving the protein MAMRTKNPLVAGIQAGFTLIELMVVIAIIGILAAIAIPQYEKYIVTSKAQDVAQNFHSAITAATSAAAAAQAGQNTLLAAGNTDGSKPITITAGDATPVLSLTAQNPAVAGTSAAPNFAFIGVGTAATGSGGTATAPTVCGEVDVTGATYTTGVTPGAYITPAVTTDTIITVGAGKLCTNTTLGKDIVNAVVGDGSTSANTGITSPTGVSVPACTIAASYCQTDVGPNGSVTP
- a CDS encoding type II toxin-antitoxin system ParD family antitoxin → MRTTQQLSITLPKEMADAVKDKVRSGEYATESEVIRDGLRALLARDQAVEKWLRDTVVPAAEALRADPGQALTADEVREHLVKRRKATAKHRT
- a CDS encoding type II toxin-antitoxin system RelE/ParE family toxin yields the protein MSHTVQFSPAARDQLAELEDYLSEAASPAVASRYVDAIIAYCEGLATFPMRGRGRDDILAGLRITIIAYCEGLATFPMRGRGRDDILAGLRITNYRRRAVIAFLVDAEAQIVSIVGVYYGGRDFEAILRGAPEEDRPPDLKDS
- a CDS encoding BrnA antitoxin family protein — protein: MRDEYDFSKGKRGAVLPTKGKRRITIYIDDDILAAFRARAEQMGGGYQTLMNEALKASLAKDDKPLTARTLRRILREEMVSKSG
- a CDS encoding BrnT family toxin: MRFQFDPIKADGNLKKHGVSFADAEGVFSDPLALHCLDPDAQTEERFIAVGMGSAGVIMVVVYTLRDDEIRLISARRATRREVSDYEG
- a CDS encoding IS110 family transposase, whose translation is MKITTIGVDLAKTVFAIHGVDARGKAVLRKSLKRHQVLAFFGNLPPCLVGMEACGSAHHWARQLTALGHTVKLMAPQFVKPYVKTNKNDSADAEAICEAVARPTMRFVPGKTAESQAILAVHRARQAFVKARTAQANQIRGLLSEFGLVIPQGLGRIAPQIPRILEDADNGLPDTMRPLIARLAAHLKELDRQVDELEAEIQAWHRQSDASRRLQKVPGIGPLTASALVASIGDATAFVNGRQFAAFLGLVPRQHSSGGKPTLLGISKRGDVYLRTLLIHGARAVIRASERKTDTDSWLKRLMGRRNKNVAAVALANKNARIVWALLAHGRDYQEGFTPVSVAA
- a CDS encoding DNA-binding protein: MGRDATVTYEQVAGIADSIQAAGGKPTLRAVREQVGGGSMGTINKLLQEWRGAHERRTAGDLALPPALQRALLDFMGTEIAGARAPLEADIAEHQAVTADLAAENERQTETIRDLSLQIESVTADRAGIEGKAAQLTADLAIARDEITRERQAAEVARVELAKAALRLEGLPRLEAEITSLRADLERERQGRIQAERRSRPYARTWSGSVRGASRPSRRPPSSRPA
- a CDS encoding ArdC family protein; amino-acid sequence: MNTNSRKQDARSQVKVEGSGLNNPQGGETFDIYQQVTNQILEAMETSQGQGRRLWDAQPSLPLNLATGKPYTGMNTLILWGAAMSRGYKSPYWLTYRQAQAVGGQVRKGEHSELCIFYKPWESQETNTETGETETKTGAVLKSFRVFNLDQIDGITAPATEARPAFEVLADAEALLQHTPAPIREGGTQACYIPSRDEIHMPARETFVNPEAFYSVAYHEATHATGHQSRLARQFSTRFGDEAYAMEELIAELGAAFLCAEVGILPATREDHAHYLANWVRVLKSDKKAIFTAAAAASKAATFIKGHAEAEARTEAVDNPLLVGAA